In Vibrio alginolyticus NBRC 15630 = ATCC 17749, one genomic interval encodes:
- a CDS encoding tetratricopeptide repeat protein, with amino-acid sequence MMKKFLIGTVLSLSALSTIASELSQYTAARVQRAYNLAQEEKLKEAISSLEAMELSRGYDQAYVARMLGIFYWQNEQTQAAIKQLELAVNSGLLQDEQSWQTRKMLADILLNEQRFSKALPHYYALSKNIPKGQKAHELWLRISQSHYQLSQWQKVLSAMARYEKFGQPDKLGALSIKLSAELELKKWKPAISTIKRLIVIEPERIEWWRQLVALYLRVDDNKRALDSLALAKLKGLQLSQDDLKLLAQLYAKRGIPERAALVMNELEDVNSNSKLKAQQATYWQMAKEWEESIDSWRIAAQLDRQYYWNYSQLLVQEGHYKDAIAALDNVRGRKADVALIKTRAYYKLKRFDDALANAKRANEIKPSNQAKSWVKYLSQLRKVESTQNS; translated from the coding sequence ATGATGAAAAAATTCTTAATCGGTACGGTATTAAGCCTGAGTGCACTCTCAACCATTGCCAGTGAGTTAAGCCAATACACCGCAGCGAGAGTTCAACGAGCATACAACTTGGCTCAAGAAGAGAAACTGAAAGAAGCGATTTCATCTCTTGAAGCTATGGAGCTTTCTCGTGGATATGACCAAGCTTATGTCGCTCGAATGTTGGGTATTTTTTACTGGCAGAATGAGCAAACTCAAGCGGCGATTAAGCAACTTGAGTTGGCAGTCAATAGTGGTTTGCTACAAGATGAGCAATCATGGCAAACCCGAAAAATGTTGGCTGATATACTGCTGAACGAGCAACGTTTTTCTAAGGCGTTACCTCATTACTATGCCTTGAGCAAAAACATTCCTAAAGGTCAAAAAGCGCATGAGCTATGGCTACGTATTTCCCAATCTCATTATCAACTGAGTCAGTGGCAAAAAGTGCTTTCAGCAATGGCTCGTTATGAGAAGTTTGGTCAGCCAGACAAGCTTGGCGCATTGTCGATAAAGCTTTCTGCTGAGCTAGAACTGAAAAAGTGGAAGCCGGCAATCTCGACCATCAAACGCTTAATCGTGATTGAACCTGAGCGAATTGAATGGTGGCGTCAGCTTGTTGCTCTATATCTACGGGTTGATGACAACAAACGTGCCCTAGACTCTTTGGCGTTGGCAAAACTGAAAGGGTTACAACTTAGCCAAGATGACTTAAAGCTGCTGGCACAATTGTACGCGAAACGAGGTATTCCTGAGAGAGCTGCGTTGGTGATGAACGAGCTAGAGGATGTAAACTCGAATAGTAAGCTAAAAGCTCAGCAAGCAACGTATTGGCAAATGGCAAAAGAGTGGGAAGAATCTATTGATAGCTGGCGTATTGCAGCTCAGCTAGATAGGCAGTATTACTGGAACTATTCTCAACTGTTGGTGCAAGAAGGCCATTATAAAGATGCCATTGCCGCGCTCGATAATGTCAGAGGTCGTAAAGCGGATGTTGCACTTATCAAAACTCGCGCTTACTACAAACTTAAGCGGTTTGACGATGCGCTCGCTAACGCCAAAAGAGCGAATGAGATTAAGCCGTCTAATCAGGCAAAAAGTTGGGTTAAGTATCTATCTCAGCTACGCAAAGTAGAATCGACGCAGAACTCATAG